The window CGCGGCTCATCGCCGAGCTGGCCCGTCGCGTGCGGGCCCTGCGGGAGCAACGGGAGCGGCCGCGCGACTCGCAGCGCTATGCGCTGGACTACGGGACGCTGACGCGGTCGGACTCGGGCCGCCGGCTGCCCGCGCGCGCCTGGGCCGACGTGCGCCGCGAGAGCAGCCTGCTGCAGCTGCTCAGCCGCCTGCCGCTCTTCGGCCTGGGCCGCCTCGTGACGCGCAAGTCCTGGCTGTGGCAGCACGACGAGCCGTGCTACTGGCGCCTCACGCGCGTGCGGCCTGACTACACGGCGCAGGTGCGAGCGCGCGCCCCGTCCCCCGCCACCGCCTCCGGggccgcgcgcgcgcgctctgAGCCgaccccctccctctgcccttgctTTGCAGAACTTGGAGCACGGCAAGGCCTGGGGCATCCTGACCTTCAAAGGTGAGGCGTTGGGGCCCCGGGTGGGGTGGCCGTCGGCCGCAGCCTGCCCCGCGAGCGTGTGTGCGATGCGCGCCGGCCCTCTTTCCCAGGACACACGGAGAGCGAGGCCCGGGAGATCGCGCAGGTCATGCACCACGACTGGCGGCTGGTGCCCAAGCACGAGGAGGCGGCCTTCACGGCTGTCACGCCGGCACCGCCCGAGGACGCTCAGTGCCGTGTGCCCTACCCGCCGCTCCTCCGGGCCATGATTCTAGCGGAGCGACGGAAGAGCGGGGACACCAGCACCGAGGAGCCCATGCTGAATCTCGAGAGGACGCGAGAGCATCCCTGGGACTACCCTGCGAAACAGGAGGCGAAGAAAAAGGCCAAGGCCGCCGCGGTGTAAAACGCCAGAGCGGGCAGGCTGTCCGGGAAGCGTACAGCGCTGGGCCCCGGTGTGAGAGCGAGAATGAACCCCCGGGAGCTTGCATCCGACCCGCCCCCGGCGACTTGTGCTGAAACGGACGGGCCGTTGCCCCGGTGTCTTTCCTTTGTCCCCCAGCTCTGTGATGGCTGCCGGGGGGAAGCCGCGGGCGGCGGGGCTGGCCGTGTGCAGCCCTCGCGCTGGCGCCTGTACCTTCCAGGCTCTTTCCCCGTCCCCGTCGCGTGCGGCCTCTGCCGGGACTCAGGCAGACTGCACGCGAATAAAGGCAGAAGCCATAGCCTTGGGGTGTGGTTTCTTTGACTGTGGGGCTGGGTTGGAGGAGTCTGGGGCTTGGGGAGCGCCGGGCGGGTGTCGCAGGGGTCCTGGGGTGGGCGTGAGCCTCAGCGCCCGCCCTCCCGGCCGCGGCCCGGCCCCTTTAAGCGCAGGCCCCGCCCGGTCCGAGCCTCTGCCACCACCGCCGCCGCCATCATGATCTGCCTGGTGCTGACGGTGCTGGCCCACCTCTTCCCGGCGGGTGAGCggcgcgggccgggggcgggccgccggggcgggggcggggggcggacgGGCCTGACGCGCCGCGCCCCGCGGGTCCCCGCAGCCTGCGCCGGCGTGCACGAGCGCACCTTCCTGGCCGTGAAGCCCGACGGCGTGCAGCGGCGGCTCGTGGGCGAGATCGTGCGGCGCTTCGAGAGGAAAGGCTTCAAGCTGGTGGCGCTGAAGCTGGTGCAGGTGAGGGAGGgcgagggcgggggcggggcgcagggGGAAGCGGGCGGGGGTCCCGGCGCGCGCGGCCCGACCCCACCCCGGCCCGCCGCAGGCCTCGGAGGAACTGCTGCGTGAGCACTACGCCGAACTGCGCGAGCGCCCCTTCTACGGCCGCCTGGTGGACTACATGGGCTCGGGGCCGGTGGTGGCCATGGTGAGTGCCGGCCGCGGGCGGGAGGGCGGGCGGTCCGTCCCTGGCCTCGCGCCGAGCACCCCGCCGACCCGCTCACAGGTGTGGCAGGGGCTGGACGTGGTGCGCGCCTCGAGGGCCCTCATCGGGGCCACGGACCCGGCCGACGCGGCGCCCGGCACCATCCGCGGGGACTTCTGCGTCGAGGTTGGCAAGTAAGGCCGCCAGAGCTTGCGCCCAGCCCGTCGCGACGCCCCAGCGGCCGCCGGCGCTCACGCGGCTCTCCCGCAGGAACGTGATCCACGGCAGCGACTCGGTGGAGAGCGCCCGCCGCGAGATCGCCCTCTGGTTCCGCGGCGACGAGCTGCTGTGCTGGGAGGACAGCGCCGGGCACTGGCTGTACGAGTAGCCCTGCCCGCGGGCCCCAGGGGCCGTCCGGTTTGCGACCCGCCTGGAAACGCACTCGGGCCAGCGCTGAGGCTGGCCGGCACTTCTGCTTACAATAAAGTGAAGTGCTTATGCTCACGTTGGTCTGGGCCCAGGGACACAGAACTACGTGTTAAGACATTTATTACATACAGAGCAGATACGTGGGTTTGCTTGCAGGGCCAAAGCCTGAGGAGAATGTccgcccagcccctcccccccagccgcACCCACCCAGCTAGCCCCCGAGTCACTGCACGGCCTGTGGGAACAGACAAGGGACTGAACGTACATCACAGTGGAGGgtggcagggtggtggggggaagcCTGCAGCTGCACGGGGCTGTGGCCAGGCCGGCTGGGCTCCTGGGGAGGCTGCCGGAGATGTGTGCTTCtctggtgggaggtgggtgggcagcaGGGCCGGGGGCTGCCCCAACCAGCGCCCCTCTCCAGCAGGTTCAGGGAGCAGCAGTCCAGGGCGGCACCCCTCAAAGCAAGTGGCCATCCACACCCAGAGCCGGCCACACTGCCAGCCCTAGGCACTTAGAGTGTGTCTCGGGAGCTGGGCTCCTTGGAAACTGTGGGAGGCAGTCCCCAGACAAGTTCCCCTGTCACCCTGAGGCTGAGCCTGTATCTTAGGACCGGCCCCAGGAGAGGCCAGGGgcctcccccttcttcctgagGCCTGGGCTTGCCCTGGCAGCCTGAGAAATTCCACCCTAGGGGTTTCTGGGATGGGTAGGACTCCAGAGCCTGCTCCTGCCAGGGGGGGGGTCTCCTGCCCGACAGAGCGAGCAGAAAGAGGGCAGCTGCCTTAGGCAGGCTGGTCACGCGCTTTCATGCCAGTTCCCGGGGTGGCAGGGAGCGGGGTGGGGAGCGTCCAGGGAAGGCTAGTGGCTGGGCCGGCCCCCCTAGGGTCAGGCCCCCCCTTCAGGCAGCAGGCAAAGGCTAGTGGGCTCCGGCTGGGAAGACTTGGCGGGCGGAAATCCCTGCCTCCTGCTCCAGGAGCACGGGAAGTGGGGGGGCCCCGGGGGGAGCTGGGAGCTGCCTGTAGGGCCCCTTCCCAGCCTGACCTACCACGGGATCCTGCCTCGCTCTGGCGCCAAAGGGCCCCTGGGACGTGGGAACTTGGGATGGGGGGCCGGCCACAAGCTGCCGGGGAAAGCACGTCCGTCTGGAGgggtccttcccctccctggtgAGCGCGCCACCCGGGTTCCCTGCCTCCCTGACCCACGCTGCCGCCCGCTGTCGGGGACGCCCGGCCGTAAGGTGAAAGCTGCAGGTTGAGAGCTTAGAAGAGGGGCTGGCGCCGGGCTGCCTGCAGGGCGGGCAGCGGGCAGGCGGGCGGGGTCGTATGTACACGTTGGCGTCGGGCAGGAGGGGCGCCGGAAGCCGAAGCCTCACTCGGGGCTGTAGGACACCTGCCACACGATGATGTGGCTGCGCTCGGCCTTGGACAGCAAGGGCTTCACCTGGTTCACGTCCCCCGCGCTCTCCTCCGTGTCGTCATCCTCTCCGTCGCCTAGGGAGACAGCAGCCGCGGTGATGAGACGGCCCTGCTGGGGACGCGCTGACCCGGGCAGCGCCCACTCACCGATGCGGAAGTCGATGTAGCCCTCCCCGCCACTCAGCACCAGCACGTTCTTCAGCTGCTGGCCCTCGGCTTCAGAGGCAGGGGCGGCCGGCCCGGGGCTCTCGGACGGGCTGTCGAGCACGCTGCCGTTGAGAGTGGCCAACACGTTCCCTGTCGGGGCACAGGGACCTCAGCGGGGCAGCCGAAGGGAGGCCACGCGCGGCCCTGCAGCGGGGGTGGGCCCGGCCCCTCCTCACCTGGCACGGAGACGAAAAACTTGACGGCGTCGCGGTGCCCGTGGAAGCAGAGCTGGGCCTGGGCCATGGAGCAGTAGGGGATGAAGCTGCTGGCTGATTTGTCACTGCTGTCGTCACCGTACACGTGAATGACACCCCCCGGACGGGCCCCCTCTCCGGAGGTGGGGGAGGTCTTGTTGgctggagagagagcagggcccCAGGACCCGAGCCTGAGTAGGAGACCAGATCTctagcgggcgaggggcagagggtgggagtgCGCCCTCGCCGAGGGGCCAGGCCGGCCTCGGCCCACAGGGCCTCTCAGGCGGGGGCTTCCCTCTAGGGGCAGCAGACAGGTGCTCTGACTTACCCCGGAGCCCCAGGAGCTGGCCTCGGTGCAGGACCACGgctgggggagatgggggggaCGGAACATggaagagacaggagaggagTCACGGgaggggcggcggtggggggggggagcgcggGGCAAGGCCGCAGCCCGGGAGGCACCCCATCCCCCAGTACGGCCCGGCAGAGCCCGCCCCGCAACCCCGGCCCTGACTCTTGCCCTTTGGCAGCAgccgtcgggggggggggggggtgactcaCTCTCGGTCAGCGGGATGGAGATGACGACGCCGTTGCCGGTGCCCACCCAGAGGCGGTTGCCCGCGATGAGCAGGGCTGTGATGCGCACGAAGGAGAAGCCCAGCTTGCctgtgcctggggggggggggggggggggggggagtcagcATGGCGGGGCCAGGGgccctccctgcccgccccccgaGCCGTCGCAGCCCCTCACCCAGCATCTTGCTGACATAGGGTTCGATGTCCACGTCCTGTAGGTGCTGGTGGGTGTGGGCGTGGTAGAGCCTCAGCGTGGAGTCCAGGCGGATGGACACCCACACCCCGTCGCCGATCCACGCCAGCTGCCGGACCTGGCTCTCCCGCCGTGGGTGGGCGTCAAATGATTTCTGTGGAGTCACGGCAGCTTGCgtcagtgggggcgggggggggggtactctGACCCCGCCACGGCCACCGGGTCACTGCTAATTCCCCTCTACTGCCTGCTTTGCTCCTCAAGGTCCAGGCTCCTAGGAGGAGCTGTCGCCACGCACCGGCCCCCTCCGCGCAGGGCCAGGTGGCCGAGGGGAGGCATGTGGGGCCCACGTGGTGTCACTCTGACTTGTCACAGAGTGCAGCAGCAGGCGGGATCCGGTCAGACGCACTCGCAGCCTGGCCGGTGACGTCGTCTCCCCGAGCACGTCTCCCGTGACCCCTCCACGAAGCCCCCAGTGCCTGTTAGAAGGCACGTTGGGAGTGACATCAGCTGACCGCCCCACACGGAGACCCTCCTGCCGCCAGCACTCACCTCGATCTGCATCGTCTTGGGCTGGATGACGTGCACCTTGTTCTTGTAGCCGCACCAGACGCGGTCGTACACGACGGCCATGCAGCGGATGGAGTGGTGTGGGTGGCCCAGGTCCATCAGGTGGTAGTTGCTCAGGTCCCACTGGCCATCTGCAGAGAGCCCAAGACACCTGCTCACACCTGGCCGGGGCCCACCTCCGCTCACACAGGGGTGGCTGCTCGGCCCAGGCCTCACCTTCGCCTCGGTGGAAGATGGCCAGAGTTCCGTCTGCCAGGGCCACCAGCACTCGCCCTTTCACGTGCCTGGAACGGAATGGTGGTGAGCGGGTGGAGGCCAGGCCACCCCGGGCCCCTCCCGGGCCCTCCCGGGCCCTGGCCTCTGCTGGCGGTCACATACACCAGGCTCAGGACGGAGTCCTTCAGCTTGATGGAGTGCAGACACTTCTTCCAGTTGGCCACAGCCGAGTGCACGTAGAGCCTGTGGGAGGAGGCCGTGGTGGGCAGGGGTGCTTGCCCGGGGACCCTGCCCCACCGCGGCCCCAGGGCCCCACCTACCAGCCGTTCTGGGCTCCCAGCCACATAGTGGGGGCAGCGCTGGTGCTGGCCCCCGCAGGGTCTGCGCTGGGCTCCGGCTCTGGCTGCACACCCCCCGTGTCGGCCTCCTGCCCGTTCTCGCTGCAGGAAGGATGGCGGCTCCAGGGTGGCCTGTGGAAGCCCGTCCCCGCCCGCCTCTGCcagtctccctcccctctgtctgccccgtCCCGAGATCGCCCACCTGCCAGGCTGGGTgctgggggccggggtgggggccaGGTCAGTGAAGACGTGCTCCGTGAGGGGCCCGGGCCGCACCGCAGCTGCCTCCGCCTCGCTGGGCCCAGAGTCTGGCACCTCCGTGGCTTCTGTGGCCTCTTCCGTGGACTGAGCTGGGTTGACCTTCCCGTTGGCGACGGCAGCCACCTCCCCTGCGTGAGGAGAAGGTGAGCCTGGCTGGCTGGGCGGTGGGGAGGAACGCGGGGCTCAGAGAAGATAGCCGCCCGGGCTCAGGCCCAGACTCACCTTGGCCCTTGTCCAGCACCGGGGTGTCCCCTCGGGAGGAGCAGTTGCTGCGTGGCACGTTGCAGCGGGTGGCACAGCCCACCAGGGTGATACCCGCCAGCACACCGTCTGCACTAGAGTCTTCTGGGTTTACGTCGCCGTCCAGGAAGATCTCCCCCGGAGGGTAGTCGCTGTCACTGGCCGCTGGGGGGAGAGTCACCGCCCCGTCACTCCTCACCAAGAAGCCCCTACTACAAGACCACACCCAGGGCTCCTGTCCCGGTGTgggtgctgggggaggaggtgggccccaggctctgctctcagGCCAGCCCAGCCTCAGCACGGGGGCCTGCAGGCCACCACCGCCTGGAGGCCTGGGAAGCCTGCGAGAGTGGAGTAGTTCAAAGGACTGTGGTCACATGACAGAACCTTAAGAAGTCTGAGGAGCTTGGAGTCATCTCAGCAAACGGACCCCGGCAGGGCCCTGGCCACCCCCAGGTGCTGGTGTGCGGCAAAGCCTAGCCTGGGGGGGCCCCAGCTCTCCCTGCTGCAGCCGGCCAGTGGGAGCTGGGCCCCCCAGTAGGTCCACGTTCAGCACCCGACTGACATTTCCGTCTGTCCCGGGGCCCAACGCATCTCCTTCCAGTTGGGTGAGTGGGCCTCGCCTTGGGTCTCGCCAGTTGTTCACAACACTAATGGGGACACCCCCACAGGCTCCCGAGTGTCCACATCATGTCCCAAGCAAGGCCGGGGCCGCCTCTACGTCGCAGCCACGTGCGGGGCGGCGCAGACCCCAGCGCTGTGGGTGTGGGCGTCCACGCGGGGCTGGCCCTCACCTGGAATGCTGGAGATGCACAGGACGTGGGCATTGCAGACGGTGAACTGGTCCACCACGGTGCCCGGCTGGTTGGCATCGATGATGACCACCTTGCTGGTGGTCAGGGTGCTGGTGAGGATCCACACGCGGCTGGAGGTGGCATCCACCTCGGGGAGCTCTCTTGCCTGTTTTGGGGCACAGGAGACGGGGGCTGGTGCCGGGTGCGGGCCACACCAGCAGCCGCACGGGGCGGTGGGGCCGCCTGGACTCTATCCGGAGATAACCTTGCCTGTGGCCTTAGGGGAGACGGCTCTCCTCCCTTGTAGCGGGGCGACAAAAACTCAGGACTGGACTTCCTACCAAGACCGCTGGCATGTGTGGCCTCACTCCCATGGAGAACTGAGCTCCTGAGTCTAAGTCCCTGCCCCCCAAGTCAGCCTAGGCCACAGAACAAGGACCCGTGGGTGAATCATTTTCTGCCACCCTCCTGTGCACAGCTTGCAAGGACAGAGATGCGCCCGGTGGCCTGACCCCTCCAGCCCTACCGCCTGCAGAGCGTCTGGGCCTCCACACTTCCCCACCCGCCGAGGACAAAGCACGGGTCCCACGTGCCCTGGACAGGGGGTGGGTCCTCAGATGAGCCCAGTCTCCAGCCCCGGCCTTAGTcatcctgtctctgtcactcCCGACAAGACTCCAGTGCCGGGCACAGCCCGAGTACACACACGGCAGCAAAGCAGGGGTCCCTGGCCCTGCCTTCCACTCTGACCTTCTTCTCGGGGGACGTGTGATTGCTCTTGGTCTCTCCTTCCACTTCCCGGTCGCAGGTCAGAGGGTCACGGCCTGGCGGGGGCTTGACTCCATTCGCGGAGTCGTCCTCGCTTGGTTTCCACCCACTCAGGTTGACGCCCGCAGCACACCACAGCTGGGAGAAGGGTCGTGTGGTCAGGAGCCCAGTCCCCTCCGCTGGCCCCTGGGGGCGGCGGGGCCTGAGACAGGTGCTCCCGCCCAGCCCCATGTGCCAGGCCGGCTGGGCCGGCTCACCTTCATGGTTGGGTCCTTCTCCACCAGAGGGCGGCAGTACACGGGGACAGGCACGTTCTTCATCCGCGTGTCCTCCTGGCCCCCATTGGGACTCAGCTGCAACCACAAGGCCGAGCGGCCACGTGGGCGCGAGGCGTGGGGCAGAGGGCCGGCCCCGGGCAGGAAGGGCCGCGGCGGCACTGCAGGGCTGCCccagcaccctccccaccccaccccgcgccccgcgccccctgCAGCACCTGCTTGTACTTGGCCGGCAGGCTCCAGCCGCAGGCCTGCAGCCGCCCGTCGTCGTTGCGCACGTGCTCGCGCACCTGCCGGTACTGCTCGCGCTTCTGCTCCCGGCGGGCGGACGAAGTGCAGTCACTGGGCAGGAGACGCGGCAGGTTACTCCTCGGCCGCGCGGGTCTGCCCTGTGGGGCGTGCGCCCCGTGCCCCGGTGCCCGTTCGGCCGCTGCTGCCACCGAGGGCTGGCTGGCAGGGCCCTGCAGtgaggtgcccccccccccccccccgcccccaacccttTCCAGGGCAACATCAGTCTTCTGATGCAAGACACAGAATTCCCCACTTCTGCCCTGGAGCCAGGTTCTTGGTATCAAAactaaggaaaacataaaattccGAAGGACGCCTATTCCCCGGAAGAAAGCTAACCTTGCTGGTAAACTTCCCATCAGCTCCAAGCGTCCCTGTGGGGCGCAGGTACGCAGGCcaggcggggttggggggggtccCCCAGGGCAGGGGAGCACAGCTGAGAGACTTTGTGCGGGGACTGAGGGGAGGGACACCTGGGGCGCCCCGTCAGGGTgtgggcacagagaggtcagCCTCCTTCCCACCAGGGACCCCGCCCCCAGCACAGGCCTCACGCTCCTGCCTCGGAGCCCAGAGGGGAGAGGCCCCGGGACACACCGTGTCCtcctcgccccccgcccccacgcagGCCAGTGGGAGACACTCACTCATCGGGGAAGAACTCCAGAGGCCGGCTGCCAGCCGAGATCTGGCACATGGCATGGCTGCGGCGCTGGCTGAAGCCGGCCGTGGTGGGCGATTTGTAGTGAATGTTCACCGAGGGATAGGAGCGCTTGGCCggaggggggctggaggaggagctgaAGAGGCGGCTGAAGCTGCCAGCGGAGGCATGGCAAGTGAGGGGCGGCCAGTGGGGAGccgtccctgcccccaccccaccccggcgccccaactCACAACTGCCAGATGGTGGACTTCTTCTTCTCCTGGACAGACGGATGCTCTCGGGACGCTCTGCGGGGAGGGGCCGGGAAGGAGCCCCGCTCGGCCAGCGTCCAGTGGACTTGCCCACACACCACACCCCCTCTGGGCCGTACCCAGTCAAACCCTGCACCGCTGTTGCTGGACTTCTCTGGCTTCGCTTGCCCAGGACCTTCtcagggggtggggcgggcaggcgggggggggggccctccccGTGGCCAGGAATGGAGCCTCGGGGAAGAGGGGTCCCTGCGTGGGTCGGTTCAAATCCCCCGAGGGGTTCCAGCACACCAGGCCCAACATGCCCCAGCCCAGCTCTAGCCCCTGGCCGGGGCGGGGCCCCCAAACAGCTCCCATGAGGCCCCTCCAGTCCTCCTATGAGACACGGGGCTGGGGTGCAGACCAAACTCAATGCCACCATCAGGGCCTCCTCTGGGGGTCACAGATCCCAAAAGGAGACGGGGGTGCCTTCCAGAGCCCCAAGGGCAGCCTGGGGGACCCACCTGATCATCTCGGTCCACCGCACGGCCTCCTGAAGCTCCATCAGCCTTTCTTTGTACTGGTTCCGCTCCATGAGCACACGTGCCATCTCCACCCGCGTGAAGCGACGGCGCTGCGCCATGGGGATCTtgtcctgggggggaggggggcgctgcCGGTCAGCCAGCGAGGGGCCTGCTGGCCGACTCAACACTGCGCCTCCTCGCCGGGCCGGCCCGGGTGTGGGCGAATCCCAGGGCGGGTTCCCACGGAGCCTCAGGAAACGTGGCGGGGAGggtgtgggcagggggcaggagatGCCGGGGGCCTGCCCGCCCCCAAAAGGTCACACGATACACTTGAGGGCTACGACACGGCCCCTGGACACCCTGGCGATCCCAGGTGAAACCGTCCGTCAACGCTAACAGGTGAGGCCGGTCCCAGGTGGAACCATGGGAAGACAGGTTCTAGGGAAGGTGCAGTGAGCAGGACCCGGGGTCACACGTCCGAGTAGGA is drawn from Leopardus geoffroyi isolate Oge1 chromosome E3, O.geoffroyi_Oge1_pat1.0, whole genome shotgun sequence and contains these coding sequences:
- the MAPK8IP3 gene encoding C-Jun-amino-terminal kinase-interacting protein 3 isoform X2: MMEIQMDEGGGVVVYQDDYCSGSVMSERVSGLAGSIYREFERLIHCYDEEVVKELMPLVVNVLENLDSVLSENQEHEVELELLREDNEQLLTQYEREKALRKQAEEKFIEFEDALEQEKKELQIQVEHYEFQTRQLELKAKNYADQISRLEERESEMKKEYNALHQRHTEMIQTYVEHIERSKMQQVGGNSQTEGSLPGRSPRQSWRKRKERPTSLNVFPLADGMVRAQMGGKLVPAGDHWHLSDLGQLQLSSSYQCPQDEMSESGQSSAAATPSTTGTKSNTPTSSVPSAAVTPLNESLQPLGDYGASTKSSKRAREKRNSRNMEVQVTQEMRNVSIGMGSSDEWSDVQDIIDSTPELDMSREPRLDRTGNSPTQGIVNKAFGINTDSLYHELSTAGSEVIGDVDEGADLLGEFSVRHDFFGMGKEVGNLLLENSQLLETKNALNVVKNDLIAKVDQLSGEQEVLKGDLEAARQAKARLEGRIKDLEEELRRVKSEAIIARREPKEEVEDVSSYLCTELDKIPMAQRRRFTRVEMARVLMERNQYKERLMELQEAVRWTEMIRASREHPSVQEKKKSTIWQFFSRLFSSSSSPPPAKRSYPSVNIHYKSPTTAGFSQRRSHAMCQISAGSRPLEFFPDDDCTSSARREQKREQYRQVREHVRNDDGRLQACGWSLPAKYKQLSPNGGQEDTRMKNVPVPVYCRPLVEKDPTMKLWCAAGVNLSGWKPSEDDSANGVKPPPGRDPLTCDREVEGETKSNHTSPEKKARELPEVDATSSRVWILTSTLTTSKVVIIDANQPGTVVDQFTVCNAHVLCISSIPAASDSDYPPGEIFLDGDVNPEDSSADGVLAGITLVGCATRCNVPRSNCSSRGDTPVLDKGQGEVAAVANGKVNPAQSTEEATEATEVPDSGPSEAEAAAVRPGPLTEHVFTDLAPTPAPSTQPGSENGQEADTGGVQPEPEPSADPAGASTSAAPTMWLGAQNGWLYVHSAVANWKKCLHSIKLKDSVLSLVHVKGRVLVALADGTLAIFHRGEDGQWDLSNYHLMDLGHPHHSIRCMAVVYDRVWCGYKNKVHVIQPKTMQIEKSFDAHPRRESQVRQLAWIGDGVWVSIRLDSTLRLYHAHTHQHLQDVDIEPYVSKMLGTGKLGFSFVRITALLIAGNRLWVGTGNGVVISIPLTETVVLHRGQLLGLRANKTSPTSGEGARPGGVIHVYGDDSSDKSASSFIPYCSMAQAQLCFHGHRDAVKFFVSVPGNVLATLNGSVLDSPSESPGPAAPASEAEGQQLKNVLVLSGGEGYIDFRIGDGEDDDTEESAGDVNQVKPLLSKAERSHIIVWQVSYSPE
- the MAPK8IP3 gene encoding C-Jun-amino-terminal kinase-interacting protein 3 isoform X14 translates to MMEIQMDEGGGVVVYQDDYCSGSVMSERVSGLAGSIYREFERLIHCYDEEVVKELMPLVVNVLENLDSVLSENQEHEVELELLREDNEQLLTQYEREKALRKQAEEKFIEFEDALEQEKKELQIQVEHYEFQTRQLELKAKNYADQISRLEERESEMKKEYNALHQRHTEMIQTYVEHIERSKMQQVGGNSQTEGSLPGRSRKERPTSLNVFPLADGMCPQDEMSESGQSSAAATPSTTGTKSNTPTSSVPSAAVTPLNESLQPLGDYGASTKSSKRAREKRNSRNMEVQVTQEMRNVSIGMGSSDEWSDVQDIIDSTPELDMSREPRLDRTGNSPTQGIVNKAFGINTDSLYHELSTAGSEVIGDVDEGADLLGEFSVRHDFFGMGKEVGNLLLENSQLLETKNALNVVKNDLIAKVDQLSGEQEVLKGDLEAARQAKARLEGRIKDLEEELRRVKSEAIIARREPKEEVEDVSSYLCTELDKIPMAQRRRFTRVEMARVLMERNQYKERLMELQEAVRWTEMIRASREHPSVQEKKKSTIWQFFSRLFSSSSSPPPAKRSYPSVNIHYKSPTTAGFSQRRSHAMCQISAGSRPLEFFPDDDCTSSARREQKREQYRQVREHVRNDDGRLQACGWSLPAKYKQLSPNGGQEDTRMKNVPVPVYCRPLVEKDPTMKLWCAAGVNLSGWKPSEDDSANGVKPPPGRDPLTCDREVEGETKSNHTSPEKKARELPEVDATSSRVWILTSTLTTSKVVIIDANQPGTVVDQFTVCNAHVLCISSIPAASDSDYPPGEIFLDGDVNPEDSSADGVLAGITLVGCATRCNVPRSNCSSRGDTPVLDKGQGEVAAVANGKVNPAQSTEEATEATEVPDSGPSEAEAAAVRPGPLTEHVFTDLAPTPAPSTQPGSENGQEADTGGVQPEPEPSADPAGASTSAAPTMWLGAQNGWLYVHSAVANWKKCLHSIKLKDSVLSLVHVKGRVLVALADGTLAIFHRGEDGQWDLSNYHLMDLGHPHHSIRCMAVVYDRVWCGYKNKVHVIQPKTMQIEKSFDAHPRRESQVRQLAWIGDGVWVSIRLDSTLRLYHAHTHQHLQDVDIEPYVSKMLGTGKLGFSFVRITALLIAGNRLWVGTGNGVVISIPLTETVVLHRGQLLGLRANKTSPTSGEGARPGGVIHVYGDDSSDKSASSFIPYCSMAQAQLCFHGHRDAVKFFVSVPGNVLATLNGSVLDSPSESPGPAAPASEAEGQQLKNVLVLSGGEGYIDFRIGDGEDDDTEESAGDVNQVKPLLSKAERSHIIVWQVSYSPE